The sequence ACATCTTTGTTCACAACGGCTCCAGCGCCAATAAAAGCGTACTCACCGATAGTAATACCGCAGACAATAGTGCAGTTAGCCCCTAAAGAAGCTCCTTTTTTAACTAGAGTGTCCTTATATTCGTCTTTGCGCTCTATCAGCGAACGAGGGTTATACACATTGGTGAAAACCATACTGGGCCCACAAAATACGCCTTCTTCTAGATACACATTGTCGTAGACCGAAACATTGTTTTGTATTTTACAGTTATCTCCAATTTTCACTCGGTTACCGACGAAAACGTTTTGTCCTAATGAAACGCCTTTGCCGATTTGGGCTTCACCGCAAACATGCACGAAGTGCCAAATACGGCTACCTTCGCCAATTTGAGCTCCCTCATCTACAATTGCTGATTCATGTTGGTAATAACTCATAGTATGCACCTGATCGCTTTGAATACAGCGTATTACTTTTTAAGAAGTGATGACAGAAAAGGATGTGCTTCATTAGCTTTTGCAGATTGCAATTGCTGAGTACGAATTTGCTCTACGGTTTCCACACAATGCCGAGCATCTTTAATACCATAGCCTCGACCTGCTAATATCTCTTGATAACTAACTGTGTGAAGGTCGGTAAAACCACCTGAAAATTCTAACTCGTCACCATCACAATTAATGGTTCTGTAAGTTGTTTTTTCACCTTTAATTTCGTCCGGTAAATCATTGGCATCGATAGAAAGCAACCATTTGACTCGTGCTTTTTCATATTCTAAGTAGCCAGATGCTTTCAGGTCATCAGTGTAGTGAAGCACATTTTTCTGTAACTTCCCAAAAATGAAGTGCAGCATATCGAAAAAATGCACTCCAATGTTGGTTGCTACACCAAACGATTTCCTTGGATCGCCTTTCCAACTCTCAAGATACCATTTACCACGAGATGTGATATAAGTCAGTTCAACTTCATGCTTTTTACTTTGGTTTGAATTAGCCACCTTATCCCGTAATTCAACAATTGCCGGGTGATGGCGTAGCTGAAGAATATTATAAACTTTCTTGCCCGTTTCTTCTTCAACTAGCTCTAATTCATCTAAATCGTCACTCGTTGGAACCAAAGGCTTTTCGCAAATAACATCACAACCTAAACGTAAACCGGCGGCTATATGCGAAGCATGCATGTGGTTTGGAGAGCATATCGATACATAATCCAGCTTTGTACTGCTGTTACGCTTTAACTGCCAAGCGTGCTCATAAAAACGTTCAAAGTCAGTAAAAAACTCGCTTTGTGGAGAAATACTGTCAATCACACCAACAGAGTCGTTAATGTCATAAGCGATACTCAAGATATTGTCGGTTTCTTTAATTGCTTTCATATGGCGAGGAGCGATATAACCTGCCGCACCAATTAGTGCAAAATTTTTGTTTGTTGTGCAATGAGTCATTATGCTTTTATTACCTTTCCATTTTTACCCCGGAATTTGCCACGTGAGTCAATGATAATGCGAGCGTGTTCGTAAATCGCATCGTAATCAAATTTATCGTGGTCTGTCGCCAAAATGACGGCATCAAAACTACATATGCTTTCAGGGGTTAAATCAGTACTGGTTAAATCAAAACTGTGTTCACGCATTTTAGGGAAAGTTGGTACGTGGGGGTCGCTGTAGGCAACTTCTGCGCCTTTATCTCGAATTAGTTCCATAATTTCGACCGACGGAGACTCACGCATGTCATCTACGTTCTTCTTGTAAGCAATGCCCAAAACCAGAACTCGGCTACCATTAAGAGATTTTTGATGTTTATTTAAACCATCCATAAGTTTACTTACAACATACTCTGGCATAGCTCGATTTACCTCACCGGAAAGCTCTATAAAACGAGTGTTTAAACCGTATTCGCGAGCTTTCCATGTTAAGTAGAACGGGTCTATTGGAATACAATGTCCGCCAAGACCAGGGCCAGGATAGTAGGGTGTAAATCCAAAAGGCTTAGTTGCTGCTGCATCAACAACTTCGAAAATATCAATGCCCATACTGTCAGCAACAATTTTCATCTCGTTCACTAAACCGATATTTACGGCTCTATGAATATTTTCCAAGAGCTTAGTCAGCTCTGCCGCTTTTGTAGAGCTAACGGGCACTATTCTATCTATAGCAAGTGAATACAAAGTAATACCAGCCTCTTTGCATTTCTCAGTATAACCACCGACTATTTTTGGAATCGTACGGGTTTCAAAATCAGGGTTACCAGGATCTTCACGTTCTGGTGAATAAACTAAAAAAATATTTTCGCCTACGACTAATCCAGATTCTTCTAATCGAGGTTTCAGCAATTCTTCGGTGGTTCCTGGATAAGTTGTACTTTCTAGAGAGACTAGCTGCCCCTCTCTCACGTAAGGCTTCAACATATCGGTTGTATTAATCACAAACGACATATCCGGTTCACGATATCGATTTAGCGGAGTAGGCACGCAAAGAATTAACGCATCACACTCTTTAATACGGCTGTAATCGGTAGTCGCTTCGAAACCGTTAGCAATTGCATTGGATATTTTCTGGTCAGAAATATGTTCGATTCGGCTGTAGCCATTGTTTAATTCATCGACTTTTATCTGGTCGATATCAAACCCTATTACTTTATAGCCAATATCACTATAACGAATAAATAACGGCTGACCTACATAACCCAAACCAATAACACCGACGACCGCATTCCTTTTTTTTAACTTATCTATTAATTGCTTATGCATCTCTGAACCTATAAATTTATTCTTCATGAAACTCCAAAAGAGGCTATAAAACGGCTAGTTTAACTCTGAAACCTTTTATACAACCGAAAGTATATCAAGTGCCCTTGAACAATCGCCGCTTAAAAATGAACGCCGACGCCGTAGATATTTCATTTTTAAAAGCGAGTAACCAACTTATTAAAAGTAAAATCCAAAAAGCCGACATCCACTTTCCGAGCTCTTCGCCCCACAGAGTAAAGGTTGATGCTCCGGCGACAGATAATGTTGTATATACATAAAGTAAAACTCTCGGCATCGGTTTCCATAAATAAATAGAAAACTCAGTTCTTAACAAGAAAAAAGCCCAAAACGACACACAAGTACTCACAGCTGCACCTGCAGCTCCGTATCGAGGTATAAGAAACCAATTCCCGATCAGATTAACCAGAAAAGCTGTCACGGCAGCTAACATTGAATAAGATGTGCGCTTTGAAATACCAATGCCTACAACCGTGCTCTCAGATAACGTATATAATAAGGGATACCCTATACAAGAGACGACAATCCACCGCACCTCAGTATAACTATCAGGTAGAAATAAAGTCACAACCCATGAAAAAAGCCCAGCTAAAGAAAAACCCAAAACAACTAATGCCAGTATATATCGACTGACACGGTGCACGTTTTCAAGCCCCTGACCTTTACTTGCCCATTTATAGACAGTAGGAGCCCAAACGGTTGAAAAAATGCTTTGCAAAATAACCGCAGCGGCAGCGAAGCTCACAGAGACTGAATAAATGCCTAATTCTTCAAAACTCGTCAAAGTCCTTAAAAATATTTTATCAACAGCGGTGAGTCCCCAAAAGGCCAGGCCTCCTAGAATAAGAGGCAAACCAAACCGAAGCATTTGTCTGAGTTGATTAAAATCTACTTGGCTTCTCAAGCTGGCCAGCCATTCCTTTCTGGTATTCCATGCATAAATAACAAGAACAAATGTAAGAGCCGATGTATTAGCCACTATAAGATTCGTCAAGTTTTTACTAGCACCAGTAAATACATATCCACCAATTATTAGTAAAAGCAGCAATTTGGGGAGCAACTGGCTCATTGAAAAGGCAAAGCCACGTTCGTTCATTCGAAGAACAAGCGACAGGAAGCGCGAAACAAAGCTGGCCAACAGCGCAATCGCAACTAGCACACTCAAATGCACCTTGGGCAGACCAAATAACCATTCAGCTAATATTCCACCAAATGATAGAAGTACGGCAAGTGCCAACATTAGTAAGACTAAACCAGGTAGCATTGCACGTTTCAATAACGCTGGTGAGTTATCGACTTCATGAAACTCTCTAACGTAAGACTGATCAAGTCCCAGACTAAAAAGTAAAGTGCTGAAAGAGAGTGTTACCTGCAACATAGACATGCGCCCGACATCTTCTTGGGAAAAAAACCAAGTAATTACAGGTAAAGATATAAGGCTTAATAAAGCCCCACCTATTGGTCCAATAGCAAAAGCGGCTATTTTCTTAGGCGTCACTTATAAAACTCAATAATTGCGTCAACAATTCTCTTTTGATCGCTTTGCTTGATGCCGTACCATAAAGGAAGTCTAACTAATTTCTCGCTCTCATTGGTCGTAAAGCGATCTTCCCCATGGAACCATCCCAATTTAAGCCCTGCTTTTGAGGTATGTAACGGTACGTAATGAAATGCTGCGAATATATCACGACTCTTTAAGTGTTCTAACAATCTTGTGCGTTCTTCCAATCCCGATGTCTTCATATAAAACATATGAGCATTGTGCACACATTCTTCAGGTATTTTTGTTAAACCTATAACCCCTGTTTGTGACAACGGTTTTAAACCCTTATTATAATAATCCCAGGCTGAGAGTCGTGTATTGTTAATTTCTTCTGCATTTTCTAACTGTGCCCATAAATAAGCGGATTGCAGTTCGCTTGGCAGATAACTACTGCCAACATCAACCCATTGATATTTATCAACCATACCTCTAAAAAACTGACTTCTGTTTGTACCTTTCTCACGAATAACTTCTGCGCGGTTAATAAATTGAGTGTCATTAATAATTAGAAGGCCACCTTCTCCACCACTTGTGTAGTTCTTCGTCTCGTGAAAACTAAATGCGCCTAAATGCCCAATAGTCCCTAACGCTCGGCCTTTATATTTGCTCATCACGCCTTGAGCGGCATCTTCAATTA comes from Idiomarina sp. X4 and encodes:
- the wbpD gene encoding UDP-2-acetamido-3-amino-2,3-dideoxy-D-glucuronate N-acetyltransferase, with the translated sequence MSYYQHESAIVDEGAQIGEGSRIWHFVHVCGEAQIGKGVSLGQNVFVGNRVKIGDNCKIQNNVSVYDNVYLEEGVFCGPSMVFTNVYNPRSLIERKDEYKDTLVKKGASLGANCTIVCGITIGEYAFIGAGAVVNKDVPAYALMVGVPAKQIGWMSEHGEQLSLPLTGEAKALCSHTGATYILNGQTVSKEG
- a CDS encoding Gfo/Idh/MocA family oxidoreductase, with translation MTHCTTNKNFALIGAAGYIAPRHMKAIKETDNILSIAYDINDSVGVIDSISPQSEFFTDFERFYEHAWQLKRNSSTKLDYVSICSPNHMHASHIAAGLRLGCDVICEKPLVPTSDDLDELELVEEETGKKVYNILQLRHHPAIVELRDKVANSNQSKKHEVELTYITSRGKWYLESWKGDPRKSFGVATNIGVHFFDMLHFIFGKLQKNVLHYTDDLKASGYLEYEKARVKWLLSIDANDLPDEIKGEKTTYRTINCDGDELEFSGGFTDLHTVSYQEILAGRGYGIKDARHCVETVEQIRTQQLQSAKANEAHPFLSSLLKK
- a CDS encoding nucleotide sugar dehydrogenase; amino-acid sequence: MHKQLIDKLKKRNAVVGVIGLGYVGQPLFIRYSDIGYKVIGFDIDQIKVDELNNGYSRIEHISDQKISNAIANGFEATTDYSRIKECDALILCVPTPLNRYREPDMSFVINTTDMLKPYVREGQLVSLESTTYPGTTEELLKPRLEESGLVVGENIFLVYSPEREDPGNPDFETRTIPKIVGGYTEKCKEAGITLYSLAIDRIVPVSSTKAAELTKLLENIHRAVNIGLVNEMKIVADSMGIDIFEVVDAAATKPFGFTPYYPGPGLGGHCIPIDPFYLTWKAREYGLNTRFIELSGEVNRAMPEYVVSKLMDGLNKHQKSLNGSRVLVLGIAYKKNVDDMRESPSVEIMELIRDKGAEVAYSDPHVPTFPKMREHSFDLTSTDLTPESICSFDAVILATDHDKFDYDAIYEHARIIIDSRGKFRGKNGKVIKA
- a CDS encoding lipopolysaccharide biosynthesis protein; translated protein: MTPKKIAAFAIGPIGGALLSLISLPVITWFFSQEDVGRMSMLQVTLSFSTLLFSLGLDQSYVREFHEVDNSPALLKRAMLPGLVLLMLALAVLLSFGGILAEWLFGLPKVHLSVLVAIALLASFVSRFLSLVLRMNERGFAFSMSQLLPKLLLLLIIGGYVFTGASKNLTNLIVANTSALTFVLVIYAWNTRKEWLASLRSQVDFNQLRQMLRFGLPLILGGLAFWGLTAVDKIFLRTLTSFEELGIYSVSVSFAAAAVILQSIFSTVWAPTVYKWASKGQGLENVHRVSRYILALVVLGFSLAGLFSWVVTLFLPDSYTEVRWIVVSCIGYPLLYTLSESTVVGIGISKRTSYSMLAAVTAFLVNLIGNWFLIPRYGAAGAAVSTCVSFWAFFLLRTEFSIYLWKPMPRVLLYVYTTLSVAGASTFTLWGEELGKWMSAFWILLLISWLLAFKNEISTASAFIFKRRLFKGT
- the rffA gene encoding dTDP-4-amino-4,6-dideoxygalactose transaminase → MSIAFNKPPMTGNEQEYLLQVLKGSKLCGDGPFSKRCQKWFEEKLAVEKVLLTPSCTAALELAALLINIQPGDEVIMPSYTFVSTANAFVLRGAKIVFVDIRQDTMNIDEDKIEAAITEKTRAIVPVHYAGVGCEMDIIMDIANRHGLYVIEDAAQGVMSKYKGRALGTIGHLGAFSFHETKNYTSGGEGGLLIINDTQFINRAEVIREKGTNRSQFFRGMVDKYQWVDVGSSYLPSELQSAYLWAQLENAEEINNTRLSAWDYYNKGLKPLSQTGVIGLTKIPEECVHNAHMFYMKTSGLEERTRLLEHLKSRDIFAAFHYVPLHTSKAGLKLGWFHGEDRFTTNESEKLVRLPLWYGIKQSDQKRIVDAIIEFYK